The sequence GCATAGGTCTATAATCGCAATGTCTTTCTTCTTGATGACAATGTGCGCAATTAATATCTACATAAGACCGAGCTCTTTTATCGATAGGTTTAGAAGAATCATTATAATCCACTGTTGTGTTTTCTTCTGAAGGGAAATTGATAGCGCTTTCCAAGTATCCTTTTTCAACCCATTTTGTTAGCTGATTTTTGGTTTCGTTACCATAATTATAATCGAAATTTAAATTTTGAGGCTTAATTCCGATGGGGATATAGCTGATAACTTCAGATCCACCAACAAGTACTTCTTTTTTATGACAAACAATACATTGTGCCTCATTTGGAATTCTATAATTGGTACTTTTAATAGTGTTGTTTTCATCTAACCAAGTAACAAGTGTGTTACTTCCAACTAAATCTAAATTCGCCTCGGTTTGATCTTCATTCCAAACATAATTTGCAAATATCCAACCCGAACTTTTTCGAATCATGATTCTAGTTTCAATAATTCTAGATGCACCAACTGGAGATACATTTTGAACATTATCATAGTAGAAAGTTTTTATTAATGCCGAACCAACAGGAAGTTCTAGAACATTCATGTCTCCGTTTTGTGTTGCCTTTTTGTTTTCAGGAATCCAAACAAATCGTTTTTTGTGCGCGTAATCTGTAAATAAACTACTTGCTGGTGCATAGGGAAGCACGCCTAAAGAAGGACTTTGATTTTTTATATCACCTTCAAAGAAACCATAATCTGATAATTTCGGATATGGAACTTGAGTTAAGTCTACTTTAATAGGTGAAAGGGGGATTTCAGTGTAATTATCGTCTTTATTACAAGAAGAAAAAAACACTGAAATAATGAATAATATTAAATATTTTGAGGAGTTTTTAGTCATATTTGTTGATTTTTGTTCTTCAAATATAACTAATTATCAATTATTTAACATTTGTTTTTGTAGAAAAATTAAATAAAATATTTTTTTTATAGCTTTACTACTACATTATGGTTTTTTAAGGAAGCTAATGACTCTTCAGAAAGGTGTTCGAACTTTTCTTCGAGTTGTATTAAGTTTTTCTTTTGATTGATACGTCTTAATGAATCAAAAAAACGACGTACTTCTTCCGAGTTAGATAAAACCAAATGAGGTACTTTTGTTGTGTTTCCAGCTTCATCTTTTGCAACCATAGTAAAGTAACTAGAATTGCAATGTTTTACTTTTCCAGTTTGAATATTTTCTGAAACAACTCTAATACCAACAACCATAGAGCTAGTACCTACGTAGTTTACAGAAGCTTTTAAAGTAACTAATTCTCCAATTTCTATTGGATTTAAGAAGTTTACAATATCTACAGAAGCAGTAACACAATAGCAACCCGAATATTTTGAAGCACTTGCGAAAGCAATTTGATCCATTAATTGAAGTAAATAGCCACCATGAATCTTACCACTAAAATTGGAGTGAGAAGGAAGCATTAATTCAGTTAGTGTTACTTTTGAAGCGCTTACGGTATTACTTTTTTTATTATTCATTAGATTATTTATTGTAAATAGCAATCGTTAATTTTTCGTCTTTGTCTATGGAAGCACGATACATTCCAGCAGTATTAAATTCCATAACAATATTTCCTTTAGCATCTAGAGCAATAATACCACCTGTTCCGCCAAGTTTTGTTAGTTTATTTTGAATCACTTCCTTACTTGCTTCTTCTAAAGAGATATTTTTATATTCCATCATGGCAGAAATATCATAGGCAACAACATTTCGAATGAAAAATTCGCCCCAACCTGTTGCAGAAATACCACATGTTTTA is a genomic window of Flavobacterium jumunjinense containing:
- a CDS encoding acyl-CoA thioesterase; translated protein: MNNKKSNTVSASKVTLTELMLPSHSNFSGKIHGGYLLQLMDQIAFASASKYSGCYCVTASVDIVNFLNPIEIGELVTLKASVNYVGTSSMVVGIRVVSENIQTGKVKHCNSSYFTMVAKDEAGNTTKVPHLVLSNSEEVRRFFDSLRRINQKKNLIQLEEKFEHLSEESLASLKNHNVVVKL